The following are encoded together in the Cervus elaphus chromosome 30, mCerEla1.1, whole genome shotgun sequence genome:
- the CYSLTR2 gene encoding cysteinyl leukotriene receptor 2 has translation MERELVSLSPSFSASEMETNSTFSDLHSDRNCTAEYFKREFYPIVYLVIFIWGALGNGFSIYVFLQPYRKSTSVNIFMLNLATSDLLFTATLPFRVDYYLRGSNWIFGDLTCRIMSYSMYVNMYSSIYFLTVLSVVRFLATVHPFRLLHTTSIKNAWILCGVIWIFIMSASIMLLKNGSELKGNVTLCLELNRNKANKLKTMNYIALVVGFLLPFCTLSICYLLIIRALLKVEVPESGLRLSHRKALTTIIIALIIFLLCFLPYHILRTLHLLQWKADTCRDPLHKAVAVTLALAAANSCFNPLLYYFAGENFKDRLKSALRKDHLQEPKCSFPFCVWLENETRV, from the coding sequence ATGGAAAGAGAACTTGTGTCCTTATCTCCATCCTTCTCTGCATCAGAAATGGAAACCAACAGCACCTTCAGCGATCTCCATAGCGACAGGAACTGCACAGCTGAATACTTTAAGAGAGAATTTTACCCCATCGTGTACCTGGTAATATTTATCTGGGGAGCCTTGGGAAATGGCTTTTCCATATATGTTTTCCTGCAGCCTTATAGGAAGTCCACATCTgtgaacattttcatgctcaatCTGGCTACTTCAGATCTCTTGTTCACAGCCACACTGCCCTTCAGGGTGGACTATTACCTCAGAGGGTCCAATTGGATATTTGGGGACCTGACTTGCAGGATTATGTCTTACTCTATGTATGTCAACATGTACAGCAGCATTTATTTCCTGACTGTGTTGAGTGTTGTGCGTTTCCTGGCAACCGTTCACCCCTTCCGGCTCCTTCATACCACCAGCATCAAGAATGCCTGGATTCTTTGTGGGGTCATATGGATCTTTATCATGTCGGCCTCAATAATGCTTCTGAAAAATGGCTCTGAGCTGAAGGGCAATGTCACATTGTGCTTGGAGCTGAATCGTAATAAAGCTAATAAACTGAAGACCATGAACTACATTGCCTTGGTGGTGGGCTTTCTGCTGCCCTTCTGCACGCTCAGCATCTGCTACCTGCTGATCATTCGAGCTCTGTTGAAGGTGGAGGTCCCAGAATCAGGGCTGCGGCTTTCTCACAGGAAGGCACTGACCACCATCATCATTGCCTTGATCATCTTCCTCCTGTGTTTCTTGCCCTATCATATACTGAGAACCCTCCACCTGCTCCAGTGGAAGGCGGATACATGCAGAGACCCGCTGCATAAAGCTGTGGCCGTCACACTGGCTTTGGCGGCAGCCAACAGCTGCTTCAACCCTTTGCTTTATTACTTTGCTGGGGAGAATTTTAAGGACAGACTAAAGTCTGCACTCAGGAAAGATCATCTACAGGAACCAAAGTGCAGCTTTCCTTTCTGTGTGTGGCTGGAAAATGAAACAAGAGTGTAA